A genomic window from Streptomyces broussonetiae includes:
- a CDS encoding O-acetyl-ADP-ribose deacetylase: MTTITLVQGDITRQSADAIVNAANSSLLGGGGVDGAIHRRGGPAILEECRALRASRYGKGLPTGQAVATTAGELEARWVIHTVGPVHSRSEDRSELLASCFRECLRVADELGARTVAFPAVSTGVYRWPMQDAARIAVETVRSTPTDVEEVRFVLFDEQAYEAFAAQLH; the protein is encoded by the coding sequence ATGACCACCATCACGCTCGTCCAGGGCGACATCACCCGGCAGAGCGCCGACGCGATCGTGAATGCCGCCAACTCCTCGCTGCTCGGCGGCGGTGGCGTGGACGGTGCGATCCACCGCCGCGGCGGCCCCGCCATCCTGGAGGAGTGCCGCGCCCTGCGCGCCTCCCGGTACGGCAAGGGGCTGCCCACGGGCCAGGCGGTCGCCACGACGGCGGGCGAGCTGGAGGCCCGCTGGGTGATCCACACGGTCGGGCCGGTGCACAGCCGGAGCGAGGACCGTTCGGAGCTGCTCGCCTCCTGCTTCCGCGAGTGCCTCCGCGTGGCCGACGAACTCGGCGCCCGCACCGTCGCTTTCCCGGCCGTCTCCACCGGCGTCTACCGGTGGCCGATGCAGGACGCGGCGCGCATCGCGGTGGAGACGGTACGCAGCACACCGACCGACGTCGAAGAGGTGCGGTTCGTGCTCTTCGACGAGCAGGCGTACGAGGCCTTCGCCGCGCAGCTGCACTGA